The region GACGGTGTTCGAATTTTTGGTGATGGCGATTGCTCCGTGCTGTTGCCGGCACAGGCGACAGGCCAGGTCTTGATTGGGCTCTGCTACGATACGAGTTGCTTACACGGCACCGGGCCGGGGCCGGACAACGTCATTATCGAGAACCTCAAGCTTCTGGACGATGATCCGGTGGGACATGGTCACTCCCATTCATACGTTGCCGAAGTGAAGAACGTCAAGGGCACATTCGTCTTTAACGAGACGCTTACGTTCACCGGTAACGTGACTGCAACGTTTCACTCGATCCGCCCCGATGGAAGCATGTGGTACATGGATGATTTGCGGTTCAACCCACTGTTTGGGGAGGTCGTCGGCCAGACAAGCGGCGCAACTGCACTGTGGAAGTCCCACGAGCCCCCCACCGTCGAGGAGACCCACGGCATCTTCTTTCAAGCTGGCACCAACCTGATCGTCCGAAACACCACATTCGAGAGCCTAGGCGATGAGAGCGTCGTGCTCGACAGTGAAACTTCGGGTGCCAAGATCCTGGGCAACAATTTCGTCAACTGTCCAAGCGTTCCCAGCGCTGGATCTTGCGTCGATGTATCCGCATCCAACGACGTCGAAATCGCGTTCAATGTCTATGACGTAGGCGTGGGTGCCGGCGCCGGTTGGAGCAACAGGGCGATCGATATCGCAAGTTCGTACACTGGCGACGTGGTTGCGAATCTCCATATTCATGATGAGGTCATTCGCGATAGCTGCGACATCGCTACGGAACCATGGGAATGTGCCGAGATCGGAATCTACCTGGCATCGATCAGTGGCGATATTTCCAATCTGATCATCGAAAATTCGATCGTTGAAGTGTCTCAAAGCAACGGGATCGCAATCGGATGCTTCCTCAGTTGTGGCGAGGCATTCGACAACATCGGCATTACAATACGAAACAACTCGAGCATCATCGGGCAAATATTCCTGCCTGCCCTGGGCGCATTAATCGAGAACAATTTCGTGCAAACCGCGCCGGGTTCCCAGCAGTCAGCCATCCAGGTACAAGGCGACAATATCGACGTTGTTGGGAATTACATTGACGGTCCCGCGGGGGGGTGTGTCAGCATCATCGGAGGGGGCACATTTTCGATCGTCAACAACGACTGTGTGAACGCCGGCGGCGAGAGCGCCCGCCCGATCATGGGATACGGATTCTCGGACGACCCCGTAGATTCTGGTTGGCACCTCACGATTCAGGACAACCGCATCTCAGCCAACAATGGACCCCAAAGTTACAATACGATCGATTGCCGGGGTGTCATCGACTCTTGGGCTCTGAACAACGAGATCACGGGGGGGAAAACGAATCAGACGGCCATCTACAACTGCACGAATGTCAGCGGGAATACGCTGACGGGCATTCCCGGCGCGGGGATTCGCTGGAACGACATGGATACCGTCAATGCAACAAACAATACGCTCATTCATGGCTGGGACGGGATCCTGCTCTACAACACTGCATTCGCAACGATTCAGGACAACTATCTTGAAGATCAATTATTTAGTGCGGTATCGGAGTCTGGTTCGAGCGACGAGAACGTCTGCAGTGCCAATGTTTCTGTCGGCCCAGGAGGCGGCCCGGGCGGTGCACCCATCAACTGCTCTGGCGACGGGGTTCCCATTGGCGAGGACAATTGTCCCGGGATTGCCAATGCGGATCAGGCCGACGTGGATAGCGATGGCATTGGCGATGCTTGTGACAACTGCGTCTTCACGCCCAACCCAACCCAACTCGATACTGACCTG is a window of Myxococcales bacterium DNA encoding:
- a CDS encoding metallophosphoesterase — protein: MQYLPSTLLSLLLLLSSPALTAAVTLEPPGPTIPPAVFANVMDYGAVGNAVIGDQTNDTNDIPAFMAAIADSIALGHRNVYVPCGNYRLGTDGITPFFSLVLVFGDDGVRIFGDGDCSVLLPAQATGQVLIGLCYDTSCLHGTGPGPDNVIIENLKLLDDDPVGHGHSHSYVAEVKNVKGTFVFNETLTFTGNVTATFHSIRPDGSMWYMDDLRFNPLFGEVVGQTSGATALWKSHEPPTVEETHGIFFQAGTNLIVRNTTFESLGDESVVLDSETSGAKILGNNFVNCPSVPSAGSCVDVSASNDVEIAFNVYDVGVGAGAGWSNRAIDIASSYTGDVVANLHIHDEVIRDSCDIATEPWECAEIGIYLASISGDISNLIIENSIVEVSQSNGIAIGCFLSCGEAFDNIGITIRNNSSIIGQIFLPALGALIENNFVQTAPGSQQSAIQVQGDNIDVVGNYIDGPAGGCVSIIGGGTFSIVNNDCVNAGGESARPIMGYGFSDDPVDSGWHLTIQDNRISANNGPQSYNTIDCRGVIDSWALNNEITGGKTNQTAIYNCTNVSGNTLTGIPGAGIRWNDMDTVNATNNTLIHGWDGILLYNTAFATIQDNYLEDQLFSAVSESGSSDENVCSANVSVGPGGGPGGAPINCSGDGVPIGEDNCPGIANADQADVDSDGIGDACDNCVFTPNPTQLDTDLDGVGDACEGAAITLIHPPYLQLGTPASMIVRWETDVSTESTLRYGPDPANLSTTLTIPVPNTKHEFEINLLNSNIKYYYSVGTITETLAGGDSDHYFVTSPLTGAIDPVRLWVLGDSGRNNAISASLKAAYLNYVGVDLADAVIMLGDNAYLNGTYAEYSDAVFNNFPEILRNTVLWPSIGNHDTDSSDSPTQTGPYFDVFTLPTLGEAGGVASNTEAYYSFDYANIHFVALDSADSDRSVGGIQYNWLSADLANTNQRWIIVFFHHPPYSKGTHDSDTEGRMIEMRTNFAPVFEQYGVDLVLTGHSHSYERSFLIEGHYGLSNTFDAMSHMVDGGDGNPFGDGAYFTELMGPMSHRGTVYTAMGCAIDAQAGGTFDHPVMTSNISLTLGSMIIDVNDLQLDAVFLSNAGVVLDSFQISKNCLYVGCIPPPSRRFRLDRCWCWWA